One window from the genome of Crassostrea angulata isolate pt1a10 chromosome 2, ASM2561291v2, whole genome shotgun sequence encodes:
- the LOC128173197 gene encoding LOW QUALITY PROTEIN: uncharacterized protein LOC128173197 (The sequence of the model RefSeq protein was modified relative to this genomic sequence to represent the inferred CDS: deleted 2 bases in 1 codon; substituted 1 base at 1 genomic stop codon), which produces MGGTRNPNFSEAEIQILVLLDEVENNRTVIFSKLSFTVTNNQKRRVWENMCXSKLWVYHSLNTRRHVRTVEEVRKKLSAYTSETKKKIVDSRREATRTGGGVNPPSELTPLQEKVSGILGNTPIDGIEGGLEVCGDTSSSSLSSSLSSCRDEDNTDHPEMAETSSPLALETPSRPMKRLRLTEKEGYEESLLKIEGQKLEVQREILRIETERLDVERQRLAIEQQCLLIEQQRHTVYLAQRGVTFEVTEN; this is translated from the exons ATGGGCGGAACACGAAACCCAAACTTCTCCGAGGCCGAAATCCAAATACTAGTATTATTAGACGAAGTTGAGAATAATAGGACcgtgattttttcaaaattgtcttTTACCGTCACCAACAACCAGAAAAGAAGAGTTTGGGAAAATATGTGTTAAAGTAAACTC TGGGTTTACCACTCTCTGAACACAAGGCGCCATGTCAGGACCGTGGAAGAGGTTAGAAAGAAATTATCAGCATATACAAgcgaaacaaaaaagaaaatcgtTGACAGCAGGAGAGAGGCTACAAGGACAGGGGGAGGGGTGAACCCCCCATCAGAGCTGACGCCCCTCCAGGAAAAAGTTTCGGGGATTTTGGGGAACACTCCCATTGACGGGATAGAAGGTGGCCTAGAAGTCTGCGGGGATACATCCTCATCCTCTTTGTCGTCTTCATTGTCCTCGTGCAGAGATGAAGACAATACAGATCATCCCg AGATGGCTGAAACTTCTTCCCCCTTAGCACTCGAAACTCCGAGTCGACCAATGAAGAGGCTACGACTTACGGAAAAAGAAGGTTATGAAGAAAGTCTACTGAAGATCGAAGGACAGAAACTGGAGGTACAAAGAGAAATACTACGCATTGAAACTGAGAGACTGGACGTTGAGAGACAACGACTTGCTATTGAGCAGCAGTGTCTCTTAATCGAACAACAGAGGCACACAGTGTACTTGGCGCAGAGAGGAGTTACCTTTGAAGTGACTGAAAATTGA